AATGAAAGGAAGCTGGCCCTTAACCAGGAGGAATACTTTGTTGTTTCTAAGCTAGCATGGGATACATGGGGATCACTGGTCATGATAATTAGGGACTCTTGACAGTAGTTCGAAAGACAAAAGCAGAGATGGTTTCAGTAAATATCTTAAGAGAAGCCTCCATTGAATGTCCCAGACTGAGTTCCACAACCAGTACCCCCTCCCACACAAACTGTTCTCTACTTCACTAACCGACAATTTAATCCTTCTAGTAGTTACTCATGCTAATTAAACCAAGTTGTCCTTGACTCCTATCCATTCTTTCATACCCCTTATCTGACCTGCCAGCAAATATTGAAAGCTCTGTCTTCAAAATATACCCAGATTCTGCTTACTTTTCAAACCAGCTCCATTGCATCCACTTTGACCTAAGTCACCATCATTTCCCCCCAGGATTACTGCAACAGTAATCCTAACTGGTTTCCCTGctccacttcagtcttcttgaatCCTATTAAAATCTAAGTGTGAGCATGTTATTCCCCTGCTCAAAATCCTCCCATGGGcccccatctcattcagaataaaAGCCAGAAGTCTCAGGAGGCACTCCGAGATCTAGTTCATCCCCAGGCCCCACTCCACCGTTGCTTTACCTCCTGGATCTAACCTGTTCCTCTTCTCCCCGTTCTTACCCACATGGTCACACTGGCCTCTTGCCTGTTACAGAATAACTTCAAGCAAGCTCCTGCGTCAGGACCCTTGCAATCGGTGTTCCTTCTGCCTAAACGCTCTTCTCCTAAGTAGCCACTTCAGATCTTAACTCAAATATTAACTTTCCAGTGGAGTTCTTGCCCTCCTATTTAATACTGTAAACactccacacactcacacaaatcaCACATGACATCTGTATCTCCCTTTTCTGCATTATTTGTCCCTTCAGCACTGCAATCTATCATACTGTAATTTTACATTATCTTGTTCTTTTCCATCTTTCTCACTAAAACACAAACCGCACGAAGGCAGggttttggtttttgtctttccCTGCTATATCACCTAGTGTTTAGAACAGGGCTTGGTGCACAGTGGATATTCAAATACCTGTTCTAAGAATGTGGGAGTAAAATTCTGAGGGCATGATCGTCGAGTATGCTTGTACAGGAGTAATTCTGAAAGTGGGAGTGGGAGATAGAATAATACAGTTGGGTTATGTAGTGTTTTAGGGATCCGATTTGCTACAGGGTTAATGCTTAGAACATAAAAACCAAAGAATGGATCACAGATCCTTCAGTTAACTTAAGATGATCATTTGGGATGAGGGGCCAACatgttacatttattttataaagtttaaagataaattacatttataaagTTTAATTATGGATGGACTTCCACGGATGCCCTCAGTCTGTGTCAGAAGGTCATGCATCACGCATGGTTTCTGGGGCACTCTTCTGAAGGAAGAGTGGAGTGGGAGTACTCATGTTAGATGTGATTCTATGTTTACATGAGTATTTATTTCTATCCTGCCTCACAAGTACTAGAAGATTTTTATATGATGAAAGTAAGCAATCACAGCTTGAAGAAGATAACCTGGTAGAGAACTCCTCTTTCTAGATATTTACCCTATCTTGCTTCATGACCCCAACATTTTAGATAAAGGGGAAATTTAATTCCCTGTATGGattaaggagggcttccctggtggcccaaaaggtaaagaatctacctgcctgtaatgtaggagactcagattcaattcctgggttgggatgatcccttggagaagggaatggcaacccactccagtaatcttgcccagaaatcccatgaacagagggcgcctggtgggctacgggccacagcattgcaaagagtcagacatagtcAAGATTTAATCTTAATCAAACACAGATTTAGATATTAAGATCACTCTGATAAAAGAACTGAGCCATTCAGACTATCTTTCTTGAGAATGCATTTAGGACACCTAAacacaacttttttctttttggtcagaATACTGACATTCCCTTAATACAACTGAGTAAGTAAAAGTATTCCATTAGTCACTGGCAAAATGTCTAATAATTAAACTGCTTGAATAATTAAGATGCTTGAACAGAAAAACATATGACTAATGACTTAAATTATCTAAGTTTTCATAAGTTTAATTTGATAGAAAATGAACCAGATTTTTCCCAATTGATAGGAGGAAGTTCAGACACCTCAGGAAGAACATGAACCTTTTATGATTACTGAGGAACTGCTTAAACAGTCTAGTTATGCAACTTACTAAGAACTATCTCTCTAGCAGGGTTTAACTTAGAAAAAGGCCACAATTACTCAACCACTAAAGAAGCTCCTCTATTATCAGGGAAGAGATACTTTCCTAAGAGAACCAGAGAATAAAGAGTTACATGACATGCAAACTCCTCACCTATTTCAAGTGAATATTTTTGGAGTGTGCATTGGTTTTGTCCACAAgttttcacttctggtttcccaTTCTAAGTTATGGAAAAATGAACTCACAGAAACAAATTCAAGTAtctattttgaaaagtatttacttagtttgaataaattaattgcaaataaaaattaGCTACAATATATAGCCTGAATAGAAATGACTAGAACAAATACAACACAGGACTTGGTTTCCTTGCATTAGTCACAAAGCATGTGACAATCTAGAAAACTtcaaaatcaattgtatttctttgaaaaaggagTAACAGCAGTTACTGGTACATCACAACTAGTCAACTTATAATACAAGTTTCCTGACATGCACTTCCTGAGTGAACCCaaatgatcatttttttaaaacaaggaaatTTTGACAAGTTGAAGTAAAGTAAAATAGTTCATGGCTTCTAAGcaacaggttttgttttttaaaaaccaaaagaaaattcagaacagTATCATAACAGGATAAATTAAAGCTATGCTACCACATACAAAATCTTGCTATAgtcaattaaatataatacaactTTTTGAACTAAAGGAAAGCaaatcaaaagattaaaaaaatgattctGTCTAACCTAAAAGTGTACTGATTTTGACAAGTGTCACAAAGGGTTTGCTGTAGTGCAGCTGTCTATACTTTCCTTgtgggtattaaaaaaaaaacaacgggtgggtgggggaaagggagagaaaatgttttcttcattctGAAGCAAAGAACTTCCTGGAATTAGAGAATAAACTGACCATGCAAGTATGTCCCTCCATTTGGCTGTCACTGGTGCTCACCTGCCAACCAAATACTTCCTTGAGTCACACTGTGGCAAATGTCCTTTTAGGATTCAAACCCACAGTTAAGGCTGgtctgttaaaatttaaaaaaagaaaaacaaaggagcaCTGTTGTCATTCAACCCTTCAAATCTTTCTACATTTCTTAACACCTGAATAAGTCCAAATACAGGATAGTTAATTCAGCATTCTTTTTCTAAAGGCAAATCAAGTCACTCTCCTTTCttgttaatttatgctttttctcatgggaatgattttttttctagaaacagTGAACAGATGAACCACAGtttatatctaaaaaataaacttgcCAAATGTTGCTGATACTAAAAACAGATTGGTTATTGTGGGAGAAAAATAGATTATCTAGATTAAATTGCATTTTCAAAGGAGCATATAAAATGTTTCTTAGCATTAAGTTTTTGTTATAGTACTATACTCGGAAGaaacattaaggaaaaaattctttCCCAATTATCTTTAATGTGGTTAAAAACAAACACCTCTTACGTAATGGTAATTAATATGAATTTGTTTTTACAAAGTATTCTAATTTACCAAATTTCATATttagatggggtggggagagagtcTCTCCTGTCCTTCTTCCTAACTCTGCAAATCCTTGAGCTACGCTTGCTAAACTACCATTCCCACCAGGAGAGTGAGACCATCGTTACCATGCTACTCTATCAGGAACATTCTAagatattttctataataaagataaatagaaaaaagttAATATACATGTTGCTGTATTTTACAATTTTGCAACAAACTGTAAACTAACATAGTTTGAACCAACAGTACCCTCAGTTATACAAAACAATTTTTCAACACTGAGGATGGGTGATTCAAAAACACTAAAAGGAAGGCATCAAATTAGACTATGTCTTTTTCTcctcaaaatatattttcaaaactcaGAAATCAGAAGTCTGGTACTTTCGAAAATTCCTTTGCTTGAGTTTCCCAGATTTTTGCTCAGAAATTGCTACTATTTAttacaaatgtttaaaaaaattcttcatcTTAATGCAAACGACCAGAGCAGAAAAACTGTGACGTGGACAACAGGTTGGAAAGCCCAGATCACTTAGCTTATAAATGTGTAATGTAGTCCTGGAGGACAACTGTCTGTTAGTCTAGAGGTCCTTGGAAAATAAGTCTGATGTAGCCTTGTTCACCAGCCAACTGATGTGCACAGAAGGGACAGGCGGCATGAAAAGTGTGAGTACCGTGAGGAAGCGGGATCTGGGACCAATAGGCAGTTGTCTTTTCTGAACACACATGCCCACATGGGCTGAATGCATGGGTTGGAGGGCCGGCGTCCACATAAAATCCAGCTTCACATCCAAGCCACAGAGGGACATAGGGACCAACAGACCTACACATGGGACACTCCCGATCTTTTCCGTCACGTTCTTCCTTATTCCCCCAGTTATGATAGCCATGCACGTGGCCGCAGTGTAGGTACACCCACGGTTGTTTCTCATCAACGACGTCTTTTCTCTTCATGCTGGGAAATGCTAGTGTGTTGAACCCGACAGGGCACTGAGGTCGAGCTGCATTGATTTCCTGTCTTAAAGCTTCTAAATGCTTCACGGTAGGAGTGTGGGAAAGGCCTTCTGCAGTACGCCACAGCAATGTTGCGCCACAGAGATCAATTAATGAGCCATCTTGTAACTGATTGGTTTCAATTTCCACCTAGAGGAAACAAGAATCAAAAAACACACATTCACCAGGGAGTTTTGGATTTTTACTTCAGAGTTTTGGTTTTACAAGCTCCTTACTCAAGAATCGAGATTTCCTCTGGTTGTTTATTGAAGAAACTTGAATGGCAGTCATGAAAAATACAGGTTTCAAAATCAAGGATAAAATATTGAACAGTAACATATCTTTTCAGAGttatagtaaataaaatttatgatTAAACCATCTGACTAATCAGTTAGCTTAGTATTTCCAATTTGGTAAATATCTTGGTCAAAGATTTACAGATACAAGTAGAAAATACACAGAGTGTTGTTTAAATTGGGAAAGCTTAGGttgtaaaatatattaacaaaatataaaaaaaatacatttttagaatgTCTTCATTGAAAAACTAGGATACTACCCTCCTCGTATAGCATTTGGAACTCAGAGCTTGATAGCCACACTTTGTACTTTGTATCAGCAAAAGATTTAATAGTTTTGGGGAATATGTAATGCATTCAGTCCAACTCACCCCATGAAGTCTACTGTAATTAAGTAAGAAGTTTACATCTTAGTACTCACCATTTTCCCTCTCTGCTGAGCTGATCTGGTTTCACGCAGGCTGAACACATTTCCACACACTGATATTTCTCTCCATATTCCAGGTTTGGAGTCTTCTGTGAACCCATTGCGTGGATGCATAACAAGAACGCCATTAGTGGTCAggccatccatctgtccatctgaTGTCTTCCATTTGGCAGCCTTCTCCTAGCAGGAAAAATAGCTTCTGTTTATTTGTAAACTGGGAAACTGAAGTGGTTGTGAAAGGCAACATTTAGGAAAAAAGCTTTTTACCCCAAGAAAGATGTTTTTTGATGAGTCAAATCCTGCAGCATAAATCCGTGCTGTAAAGGGAGGATTCCGTTCACATATGATTCTACAGGCAAATCTTGATATGGTGCTCTGCACTGACTGTGTATCAGAATTACTTTGACTTCCAGGAACTGTGTCAGTTACTACAAAATCAATGGGACTTTCAGTCGACCGGCCAatctaagagaaaaagaaatatctataAAACTATTGAAAGGAACACAGCGGAAAATTCACTCAAAGACTCAAAAAGTAAGGTGAAATCATCAAGCCTCTGAAATTTCTAAAGCCCAAACTTATTACACTTAACTCTGGGGGTATCTATACCCTTGAAAACCAATCTCTCAGATTTCCTCTGATGTAGTAATCACTTAGAGCATAGAATTAAGTAGGAACTTGCTACCCAGAATATAGGAAACCCTCAGAGAATGAAGAGTTTAGGATGGCTGAGATTTCTAAGTGGGtgcagattttaattttaaccCCTTGGGAGAGAAATATGTCTACCACATATTACTCTAGTTTCCTTAACAGAACATAATGAACATAAAAGTAAATCTTCTATGATGACTCCAGGACATTACACTATGAATACTGTTTATATTAAGCTGAAGTGCAGTGACGTCTTTGGGTGCTATAAAGGTGTAGAAGAACACTGATCCCTATGTTAAAACCTTACACAGCCGTGCTTGAGGTCTTATGTCTACTTCACAGATTTTCTCCTGTCTTTTCTGTCAGGCTGTCAACTCTCATTTCTTGCTGATGGGTATACTTGTTTCTGCAGCGTACTCCTCCTTGAACCAGCTACTCTGAATTCTGCTATGGGTTGAGAAATCAGATAACTGAACTTCAAAGAACAGTATTTCAAAAGGTTCTTGGTGATGGCCTAAGGGAGTCTCTAGGGAGTTAGAGAAAAGGAATTTCAGTACATGGACTCTGtggcatttattttatatgtctaaatgtcttttctgttttcttcctagtTCTTGGCCATAGTTTAAAGACAAGTTTCCTTGAACAGAGTTCTGCTGGATGAGGTGTCAGTGAAGTAAAAACATCTTCAAATGTACTAGctagtaaattaattaatttcattttgaaagatgaaagttgaaaaaatgaaattggtGGAAAAGACGTCAAAAGTGACAATTATCACAGGGTATTAAACATTTAGAAATCAGTTCATTAATGTATTTGTTATAAAGTAGtatcataggacttccctggtggtttggtggttaagaacccgcctaccaatgcaggggacaggtcTGACccttggtctgggaggatcccacgtgtCATGGGACAACTAAGTCCAAgcactgtaactactgaagcccccgagcctagagcctgtgatctgtcaaagagaggccaccacaatgagaagcctgctcactgtaACAGAGCTGCCcacactcactgcaactagagaaagcttgctcgcagcaatgaacacccagcacagccaaaaataaataacactgaATAAGTAgcatcataaaaaataaagaaagttgaTCTTGAGAAAAACTACTGACCCTTTACAAAGATGACAACTCTTACGTTGTTCTTTGCCTAGTTGAGCTTTAAGAATTCCTTTTATCAACACACTTTCAGATAAAACTCTAGTGTTTTTATCCTGCCACTAAGTACAAAGACTTATTTATTTAGTCTGGATAGTTTTAGGGGGaaatttattgattaaaaaaatgtaacatttggatgttcctttctttatttctaaGAATACGATATCTAAAAAATATTGTCTTAAACCTTTGGAACTAAAAATATTTCCACTATTCTAAAAAATTCAGCATTCCATTAAGAGGGTTGAGTGTAAAGTgactttaaagaaatattttgttaCTGACTACAGCAAAGACATCTCCAGccctttttatcttcattttatctcATAAAGTTAAGAAAAACTGTAAAGTCATTGGGACAATAATTATAAGAACAACATTATTAGGCACTTTATAGCCCATTTAAGTTTGTTTCAAAAAAGCCCAAGGCTTTACAAAAACCCAATATTAAGAGAAACGATGTCATGAATATCAAGAATCTTGCTTATGTCTTTAAGGTTTGGCTTTTCTGTCACTGATTTATAAAACCATCAGTACTGGATTGGTACaaagaatgagagaaataaaaacttactaTACCATTAGCTTTGAGCAAATATGTGCTGAGAAGAAAGTTTGACTTCACATATATGATATGAATAATTAGAAACTGTACTTTTAGTTGCCTAGAGAGGGAAAGTGAGAAGTAATAGCAAAAAAGATCataaatgtgtataaaatatCCCTTGGTTTCTTTTTTGGATAATTATTCTTACAGCTACCAATACTAGCAGCTAAGTGTTTACCAGGTACCTGGCACAGTTCTGAGTACTTCAGAGGGACTAACACATTTAAGCTTCCCAATAGTCATCTGAAGGAAGTTTTATTATCTCACTTTATAAGAGGAAACTGATGCAGAGAGTGGCTAAGTAATGTTTACCAGAAATTCTGATATCAGAGCCCATCTCTTACCCATGCTATGTGGACTTCTAGACATGGGGTTTAGAAATcaacatatattttaatgaaatgcaTTAAGTGTGATAACCTTTAAGCTGACCACAGCGAAAGTCAATTACAACAggtttttaacttttgttttttaagaaaaaaagtttagATGTTATATATAATACCTGAAACATATCAGTGTTGCTGTCATGAGTATATTCAACCACTACTGTCTGTGCTCGAGACAAGGTGTATGATATGCTATGCTGGTCCTTATTGCTTATtgcctaagaaaaaaaaagattaatagcAAAAATTAGCAGGTACATCAATCTAAATAGATAACCATAATAGATAATAGATAAacctttttttcaaaaaaaaaaaaaaaaaaaaagagggagctgTGCTCATTATACTATAACAATGTaattggaaaaagaatctgagaaagaagagatacatataaatgtataactgaatcaccctgTTGTGCACCCAACACTAACACACTGTATTGGAGTATATGTACTCCAAcataaaacaaaagttaaaaaaaaataccactatACTGCTTCAAGGGTAAGTCAACTATTTtataattacaaaagaaaacatcTCATGTCACTGCTAGTATTCATTTCACCTATACACAGACATATAAAAATATACGTTAATACATAATCAAGGACATCATTGCtgctattttgaataaaatatgttTGATCAAttgcaaataagaaaaatagaggTTTTTATTCTTTCGTTAAAAAACGGTAATCTGTTTATTACATATGTGACATATTTTCCCCCTGAAATTCAGAGATTAATAACTTGCATAACCTTTTGCTGTGACAGTGGTTTCTTAGAGTGAGTGGAATGTAGACGAATTCAGGCAGACCTCATTTTATTATGCTTCACAGATACTgaattttttataaattgaagatttgtggcaaccctgcattgtcAGATAATGGTTAGCATTTAGCattaaaagtactttaaaattaagggctttcctggtggctcaatggtgggaaattccatggagaggggagcgtagtaggctacagttgatgaggtcgcaagagttggacacaactgagtaactttcacgaTGCTATTACTGCACACttagtgtgctcagtcactcagtcgtatccaactctttgtgaccgatggactgtagcccacctgctcctctatccatgggattctccaggcaagaatactggagtgggttgccattcccttcttctggggatcttcccgacccaaggatcgaacccaggtctcctataatgcaggtggattctttaccatataagccaccagggaagcctgtacacTTAGGAGACCACAGCATAGtgcaaacataacttttatatatatattaggaaaTGAAACCAGTTGT
This DNA window, taken from Bubalus kerabau isolate K-KA32 ecotype Philippines breed swamp buffalo chromosome 11, PCC_UOA_SB_1v2, whole genome shotgun sequence, encodes the following:
- the PELI1 gene encoding E3 ubiquitin-protein ligase pellino homolog 1, which gives rise to MFSPDQENHPSKAPVKYGELIVLGYNGSLPNGDRGRRKSRFALFKRPKANGVKPSTVHVACTPQAAKAISNKDQHSISYTLSRAQTVVVEYTHDSNTDMFQIGRSTESPIDFVVTDTVPGSQSNSDTQSVQSTISRFACRIICERNPPFTARIYAAGFDSSKNIFLGEKAAKWKTSDGQMDGLTTNGVLVMHPRNGFTEDSKPGIWREISVCGNVFSLRETRSAQQRGKMVEIETNQLQDGSLIDLCGATLLWRTAEGLSHTPTVKHLEALRQEINAARPQCPVGFNTLAFPSMKRKDVVDEKQPWVYLHCGHVHGYHNWGNKEERDGKDRECPMCRSVGPYVPLWLGCEAGFYVDAGPPTHAFSPCGHVCSEKTTAYWSQIPLPHGTHTFHAACPFCAHQLAGEQGYIRLIFQGPLD